In Cyclopterus lumpus isolate fCycLum1 chromosome 17, fCycLum1.pri, whole genome shotgun sequence, a genomic segment contains:
- the thoc1 gene encoding THO complex subunit 1 isoform X1 produces MTCYVSSGCEGVKMSPSLFNFVDARDKFTASARHSLVGKSSKPLVSVFNQFPGNEVEKKTTLDQALRGVLGDQIVERKATCDEYLSLIYLSIDAVTEGICSPTTPFLLLGDVLDCLPLDQCDKIFSFVEENVSTWKSNSFYTAGKNYLLRMCNDLLRRLSKSQNTVFCGRIQLFLARLFPLSEKSGLNLQSQFNLENVTVFNKNEQESTFGQKHTEEKEDGMEVEEGEMGEEDAPAPCSIPIDYNLYRKFWTLQDYFRNPVQCYDKFSWMTFLKFSEETLAVFKSYKLDDMQVSKRKLEELRASGGEHVYFAKFLTSEKLMDLQLSDSNFRRHILLQYLILFQYLKGQVKFKSSGCVLNDDQTTWIEETTKLVFQLLKEIPPDGDKFATMVEHILNTEENWNDWKNEGCSSFVKERTVDDKPKRPTRKRQAPEDFLGKGPDSKIFMGNDELTRLWNLNHDNMEACKSDSREFMPSLDEFFAEAIEQADPTNMVEEEYKAVRNPNYGWRALRLLSRRSPHFFQPTNQKFKSLADYLDSMVSKLAKELPKDIPSEEIKTGEEDDDDNGDNLLKDSNDSPGIQSKTVSNQQMDDIAAKLGAQWKTLASHLEMKAAELREIETDSEDIDMQAKLLLVAWQDREGSQATVESLVAALGAAGFSEIADNLSDA; encoded by the exons ATGACGTGTTACGTCAGTTCCGGTTGCGAAGGTGTAAAGATGTCGCCGTCGTTATTTAATTTTGTCGACGCTAGAGACAAATTTACG GCGTCTGCCAGACACTCGCTGGTCGGTAAAAGCAGCAAGCCGCTGGTGAGCGTGTTCAACCAGTTCCCTGGGAA CGAGGTGGAGAAGAAGACCACCCTGGACCAGGCGCTGAGGGGTGTTCTCGGGGACCAGATT GTGGAGCGGAAGGCGACCTGTGATGAGTACCTGTCTCTCATCTACCTGAGTATTGATGCCGTGACAGAAG GCATCTGTTCTCCTACAACTCCTTTCCTCCTGCTGGGAGACGTCCTGGACTGTCTTCCCCTCGACCAATGCGACAAAATATTCTCCTTTGTCGAGGAGAATGTTTCTACCTGGAAATCG AACTCTTTCTACACTGCCGGGAAGAACTACCTGTTGAGGATGTGCAATG ATCTTCTGAGGAGGCTGTCCAAATCCCAGAATACGGTGTTCTGTGGGCGAATCCAGCTCTTCCTGGCACGCCTCTTCCCTCTGTCGGAAAAATCAG GGCTCAATCTGCAGAGCCAATTTAATCTGGAAAATGTAACCGTGTTCAACAAGAATGAACAAGAAAGCACTTTCGGCCAGAAG CAcacagaagaaaaggaagatggcatggaggtggaggaaggggaGATGGGAGAGGAGGATGCTCCTGCACCGTG TTCCATTCCGATCGACTACAACTTGTACAGAAAGTTCTGGACTCTGCAGGACTACTTCAGGAACCCCGTGCAGTGTTACGATAAATTCTCCTGGATGACATTTCTTAAG TTCTCCGAGGAGACATTGGCCGTGTTCAAGAGCTATAAATTGGACGACATGCAGGTCTCtaagaggaagctggaggagctgagagCGTCGGGAGGAGAGCACGTCTACTTTGCCAAGTTTCTGACCAGCGAAAAG ctgatGGACCTGCAGCTCAGCGACAGCAACTTCCGGCGTCACATTCTTCTGCAGTACCTCATCCTCTTCCAGTACCTGAAGGGTCAGGTCAAGTTCAAGAg CTCCGGCTGCGTTCTGAACGACGACCAGACGACGTGGATCGAAGAGACGACCAAACTGGTTTTTCAG CTGCTGAAGGAGATCCCTCCTGATGGAGACAAGTTTGCCACCATGGTTGAA CACATCCTCAACACGGAGGAGAACTGGAACGACTGGAAGAACGAGGGATGCTCGAGCTTCGTGAAAGAACG GACGGTAGATGACAAACCCAAGAGACCCACCAGGAAGAGACAAGCCCCAGAAGACTTCCTTGGAAAAGGGCCGGACAGCAAGATCTTCATGGGAAA CGACGAGTTGACTCGACTGTGGAACCTGAACCACGACAACATGGAGGCCTGCAAGTCCGACAGCAG GGAGTTCATGCCGTCGCTGGACGAGTTCTTCGCGGAGGCCATCGAACAGGCCGACCCCACgaacatggtggaggaagagtACAA GGCCGTGAGGAACCCGAACTACGGCTGGCGCGCCCTGAGGCTGCTGTCCAGGAGGAGTCCGCACTTCTTCCAACCGACCAACCAGAAGTTCAAGAGCCTGGCGGACTACCTCGACAGCATGGTCAGCAAACTGGCCAAAGAACTGCCG AAGGATATTCCCTCTGAGGAGATCAAGACGGGCgaagaggacgacgacgatAACGGAGACAATCTTCTCAAAGACAGCAACGACA GTCCCGGCATTCAGAGCAAGACGGTGAGCAACCAGCAGATGGACGACATCGCGGCGAAGCTGGGCGCTCAGTGGAAGACGCTCGCGTCTCATTTGGAGATGAAGGCGGCGGAGCTGCGAGAGATCGAAACGGACAGCGAGGACATCGACATGCAGGCCAAGCTGCTGCTCGTCGCCTGGCAGGACCGAGAGGGGTCGCAGGCTACCGTGGAGAGCCTGGTCGCGGCGCTCGGCGCGGCCGGGTTCTCCGAGATCGCCGACAACCTCAGCGACGCCTAA
- the thoc1 gene encoding THO complex subunit 1 isoform X2, with the protein MTCYVSSGCEGVKMSPSLFNFVDARDKFTASARHSLVGKSSKPLVSVFNQFPGNEVEKKTTLDQALRGVLGDQIVERKATCDEYLSLIYLSIDAVTEGICSPTTPFLLLGDVLDCLPLDQCDKIFSFVEENVSTWKSNSFYTAGKNYLLRMCNDLLRRLSKSQNTVFCGRIQLFLARLFPLSEKSGLNLQSQFNLENVTVFNKNEQESTFGQKHTEEKEDGMEVEEGEMGEEDAPAPCSIPIDYNLYRKFWTLQDYFRNPVQCYDKFSWMTFLKFSEETLAVFKSYKLDDMQVSKRKLEELRASGGEHVYFAKFLTSEKLMDLQLSDSNFRRHILLQYLILFQYLKGQVKFKSSGCVLNDDQTTWIEETTKLVFQLLKEIPPDGDKFATMVEHILNTEENWNDWKNEGCSSFVKERTVDDKPKRPTRKRQAPEDFLGKGPDSKIFMGNDELTRLWNLNHDNMEACKSDSREFMPSLDEFFAEAIEQADPTNMVEEEYKAVRNPNYGWRALRLLSRRSPHFFQPTNQKFKSLADYLDSMVSKLAKELPKDIPSEEIKTGEEDDDDNGDNLLKDSNDSEFDESLIQHCRS; encoded by the exons ATGACGTGTTACGTCAGTTCCGGTTGCGAAGGTGTAAAGATGTCGCCGTCGTTATTTAATTTTGTCGACGCTAGAGACAAATTTACG GCGTCTGCCAGACACTCGCTGGTCGGTAAAAGCAGCAAGCCGCTGGTGAGCGTGTTCAACCAGTTCCCTGGGAA CGAGGTGGAGAAGAAGACCACCCTGGACCAGGCGCTGAGGGGTGTTCTCGGGGACCAGATT GTGGAGCGGAAGGCGACCTGTGATGAGTACCTGTCTCTCATCTACCTGAGTATTGATGCCGTGACAGAAG GCATCTGTTCTCCTACAACTCCTTTCCTCCTGCTGGGAGACGTCCTGGACTGTCTTCCCCTCGACCAATGCGACAAAATATTCTCCTTTGTCGAGGAGAATGTTTCTACCTGGAAATCG AACTCTTTCTACACTGCCGGGAAGAACTACCTGTTGAGGATGTGCAATG ATCTTCTGAGGAGGCTGTCCAAATCCCAGAATACGGTGTTCTGTGGGCGAATCCAGCTCTTCCTGGCACGCCTCTTCCCTCTGTCGGAAAAATCAG GGCTCAATCTGCAGAGCCAATTTAATCTGGAAAATGTAACCGTGTTCAACAAGAATGAACAAGAAAGCACTTTCGGCCAGAAG CAcacagaagaaaaggaagatggcatggaggtggaggaaggggaGATGGGAGAGGAGGATGCTCCTGCACCGTG TTCCATTCCGATCGACTACAACTTGTACAGAAAGTTCTGGACTCTGCAGGACTACTTCAGGAACCCCGTGCAGTGTTACGATAAATTCTCCTGGATGACATTTCTTAAG TTCTCCGAGGAGACATTGGCCGTGTTCAAGAGCTATAAATTGGACGACATGCAGGTCTCtaagaggaagctggaggagctgagagCGTCGGGAGGAGAGCACGTCTACTTTGCCAAGTTTCTGACCAGCGAAAAG ctgatGGACCTGCAGCTCAGCGACAGCAACTTCCGGCGTCACATTCTTCTGCAGTACCTCATCCTCTTCCAGTACCTGAAGGGTCAGGTCAAGTTCAAGAg CTCCGGCTGCGTTCTGAACGACGACCAGACGACGTGGATCGAAGAGACGACCAAACTGGTTTTTCAG CTGCTGAAGGAGATCCCTCCTGATGGAGACAAGTTTGCCACCATGGTTGAA CACATCCTCAACACGGAGGAGAACTGGAACGACTGGAAGAACGAGGGATGCTCGAGCTTCGTGAAAGAACG GACGGTAGATGACAAACCCAAGAGACCCACCAGGAAGAGACAAGCCCCAGAAGACTTCCTTGGAAAAGGGCCGGACAGCAAGATCTTCATGGGAAA CGACGAGTTGACTCGACTGTGGAACCTGAACCACGACAACATGGAGGCCTGCAAGTCCGACAGCAG GGAGTTCATGCCGTCGCTGGACGAGTTCTTCGCGGAGGCCATCGAACAGGCCGACCCCACgaacatggtggaggaagagtACAA GGCCGTGAGGAACCCGAACTACGGCTGGCGCGCCCTGAGGCTGCTGTCCAGGAGGAGTCCGCACTTCTTCCAACCGACCAACCAGAAGTTCAAGAGCCTGGCGGACTACCTCGACAGCATGGTCAGCAAACTGGCCAAAGAACTGCCG AAGGATATTCCCTCTGAGGAGATCAAGACGGGCgaagaggacgacgacgatAACGGAGACAATCTTCTCAAAGACAGCAACGACAGTGAGTTCGATGAGTCGCTGATTCAACACTGTAGATCCTGA